From Haloglomus litoreum, the proteins below share one genomic window:
- a CDS encoding metal ABC transporter ATP-binding protein has translation MSTSDTDTTADAAGAETADEPVIDLANVTFGYTATPVVEDISLTVEPGEYVAVVGPNGSGKSTLMQLMLGLLEPDTGTARLFGERAGRFDDGERVGYVAQHASAAKEMPITVREVVKMGRFPHVGFGRLSSEDWTIVDDALDTVGMTAFADRRITQLSGGQRQRAFIARALASEADLLVLDEPTVGVDAESVDAFYDLLGALNDQGITVLLIEHDLGAVVEHADRVVCLNRELYFDGPTDEFVESDALARAFGTSAGFLTGVDG, from the coding sequence ATGAGCACGTCCGACACCGACACCACGGCGGACGCGGCGGGCGCCGAGACGGCCGACGAGCCCGTCATCGACCTCGCGAACGTGACCTTCGGCTACACCGCGACACCGGTGGTCGAGGACATCTCGCTGACGGTCGAGCCCGGCGAGTACGTCGCCGTCGTCGGGCCGAACGGTTCCGGCAAGTCGACGCTGATGCAACTGATGCTCGGGTTGCTGGAGCCCGACACCGGGACGGCTCGCCTGTTCGGCGAGCGCGCGGGCCGGTTCGACGATGGCGAGCGGGTCGGCTACGTCGCCCAGCACGCCAGCGCCGCGAAGGAGATGCCCATCACCGTCCGCGAGGTGGTCAAGATGGGCCGGTTCCCCCACGTCGGCTTCGGCCGGCTGTCGAGCGAGGACTGGACCATCGTCGACGACGCGCTCGACACGGTCGGCATGACCGCGTTCGCGGACCGCCGTATCACCCAGCTTTCGGGCGGCCAGCGCCAGCGCGCGTTCATCGCCCGGGCGCTCGCCAGTGAAGCCGACCTGCTCGTGCTGGACGAACCGACCGTCGGCGTCGACGCCGAGTCGGTCGACGCGTTCTACGACCTGCTCGGGGCGCTCAACGACCAGGGCATCACCGTCCTTCTCATCGAGCACGACCTCGGGGCGGTCGTCGAGCACGCCGACCGGGTCGTCTGTCTCAACCGCGAGCTCTACTTCGACGGCCCGACCGACGAGTTCGTGGAGAGCGACGCGCTGGCGCGGGCGTTCGGGACCAGCGCGGGCTTCCTGACGGGGGTGGACGGATGA
- a CDS encoding ZIP family metal transporter, giving the protein MQDSDTTETDGGVTVQDQPFGLPRWAVAVIPLVLLAIVLGYLFLGSPFAALATGGAALPDVTVSYTTLPDDQTVLVHVTNNGPGTVTVEQVLVDEAYWSFSMTGGDRTLGPLESSTVQIPYHWEPGWDLEVALVLSDGATIHHTIVAPATSPGVTGEVVGTLAVVGLFVGVIPVVLGMLWLPYLRSVSDRALHAVLVFAVGVLAFLGFDALVDVGEFMEAVPGAYEGPFLFALGVAGSVLVIQAVSAWQESRTEGETSRLRTAYLVAVSIGLHNLAEGLAIGTAFALGRVELGAFLVVGFLVHNVTEGPAIVGPLARGRRPGIEHFAALGLIGGAPVIAGAWIGSYAFSPTLGVFFLAIGVGAILQVVWEMADLVRGEDGLASIGTPVNAGAFLFGAVFMYVTGLFIAL; this is encoded by the coding sequence ATGCAGGATTCCGATACGACAGAGACAGACGGCGGCGTGACGGTGCAGGACCAGCCCTTCGGCCTCCCGCGGTGGGCGGTCGCCGTGATACCGCTGGTGCTGCTGGCCATCGTGCTGGGGTACCTGTTCCTCGGGTCGCCGTTCGCCGCGCTGGCGACCGGGGGCGCGGCGCTGCCTGACGTGACGGTCTCGTACACCACGTTGCCGGACGACCAGACGGTGCTGGTCCACGTGACCAACAACGGCCCGGGGACGGTGACCGTCGAGCAGGTGCTCGTCGACGAGGCCTACTGGTCGTTCTCGATGACCGGCGGCGATAGGACGCTCGGGCCACTGGAGAGTTCGACGGTCCAGATCCCCTACCACTGGGAGCCCGGCTGGGACCTGGAGGTGGCGCTCGTCCTCTCGGACGGCGCGACCATCCACCACACCATCGTCGCGCCCGCGACGAGCCCTGGCGTGACGGGCGAGGTCGTCGGGACGCTCGCGGTCGTCGGGCTGTTCGTCGGCGTCATCCCGGTCGTGCTGGGGATGCTGTGGCTCCCGTACCTGCGGTCGGTCTCCGACCGCGCGCTCCACGCCGTCCTCGTGTTCGCGGTGGGCGTCCTCGCCTTCCTCGGCTTCGACGCCCTCGTGGACGTCGGGGAGTTCATGGAGGCGGTGCCGGGCGCGTACGAGGGGCCGTTCCTCTTCGCGCTCGGCGTGGCCGGGTCGGTGCTGGTCATCCAGGCGGTCAGCGCCTGGCAGGAGTCCCGGACCGAGGGCGAGACGAGTCGCCTCCGGACGGCGTATCTGGTGGCGGTCTCCATCGGCCTGCACAACCTCGCGGAGGGGCTGGCCATCGGGACCGCGTTCGCGCTCGGCCGGGTCGAACTCGGCGCGTTCCTCGTGGTCGGCTTCCTCGTCCACAACGTGACCGAGGGACCGGCCATCGTGGGGCCGCTCGCACGCGGTCGCCGCCCCGGCATCGAGCACTTCGCGGCGCTCGGGCTCATCGGCGGCGCGCCGGTCATCGCCGGCGCGTGGATCGGGAGCTACGCGTTCTCGCCCACGCTCGGCGTGTTCTTCCTCGCCATCGGTGTGGGAGCCATCCTCCAAGTCGTCTGGGAGATGGCGGACCTCGTCCGCGGCGAGGACGGCCTCGCCAGCATCGGGACGCCCGTCAACGCGGGGGCGTTCCTGTTCGGCGCCGTCTTCATGTACGTGACCGGGCTGTTCATCGCGCTCTGA
- a CDS encoding metal-dependent transcriptional regulator, producing the protein MLSAVMEDYIKAIYAIGGDGEERVSTSALADYLDVTSPTVSSMLKKLEERGLVDREEYKGVTLTEEGELVALEILRHHRLLEAFLTEQLDYDWADVHDEADRLEHHVSDELTDRIAEALGNPPVDPHGDPIPDADLSLPEAGETTRLAEAGEGERVVVRRIRHQGDEELRYLADAGIRPDVEVTVVDVAPFGMVTVETPDGEQSLPEEIAQLIEVVPAAETDGLEA; encoded by the coding sequence ATGCTGAGCGCCGTCATGGAGGACTACATCAAGGCCATCTACGCCATCGGCGGCGACGGCGAGGAGCGGGTCTCCACGTCGGCGCTCGCCGACTACCTCGACGTGACCTCCCCCACGGTCTCCTCGATGCTGAAGAAGCTGGAGGAGCGCGGCCTCGTCGACCGCGAGGAGTACAAGGGCGTCACGCTGACCGAGGAGGGTGAACTGGTCGCCCTGGAGATCCTCCGGCACCACCGCCTGCTGGAGGCGTTCCTCACGGAGCAACTGGACTACGACTGGGCCGACGTCCACGACGAGGCCGACCGCCTCGAACACCACGTCTCCGACGAGTTGACCGACCGCATCGCCGAGGCGCTGGGCAACCCACCCGTGGACCCGCACGGCGACCCCATCCCGGACGCGGACCTCTCGCTCCCGGAGGCCGGCGAGACGACCCGACTGGCGGAGGCCGGCGAGGGCGAGCGCGTCGTCGTCCGGCGCATCCGCCACCAGGGCGACGAGGAACTGCGCTACCTCGCGGATGCGGGCATCCGCCCGGACGTCGAGGTGACGGTCGTCGACGTCGCACCGTTCGGGATGGTCACCGTCGAGACGCCCGACGGCGAGCAGAGCCTCCCGGAGGAGATCGCCCAGCTCATCGAGGTCGTTCCGGCCGCCGAGACCGACGGGCTCGAGGCCTGA
- the hisD gene encoding histidinol dehydrogenase, whose translation MNVRRLPDLSTDERAALFDRDAGVADARDAARDIVERVRTEGDVAVREFAEEFDGVSVGNIEVTDEAERAYDRLDDDLRDAIEAAADNIEAFHARSAPEDWRADFDGRELGRRYRPLERVGVYAPGGTAAYPSSVLMGVVPAKVAGVEHIAVCTPPADDLPDATLAAAHVAGADAVYQIGGAQAVAALAYGTETVNAVDKVVGPGNAFVTAAKAAVRGDVEIDFLAGPSEVCVLADGTADPELVAAELVTQAEHDPNASCVAVTDDADLAEAVVDAVAAQVPQREREDTIREALDNDASGVLLARSMPEAVLFTEEYGAEHLAIMADDDEALLDRIDSAGSVFLGEFSPVAAGDYASGPNHVLPTGGAARRVGGLSVDHFLRSTTVQRLDEDALGDLRDTITTLAEAEGLEAHAASVERRFDGE comes from the coding sequence ATGAACGTACGCCGGCTACCGGACCTCTCCACCGACGAGCGGGCTGCCCTGTTCGACCGGGACGCCGGGGTCGCCGACGCCCGGGACGCGGCCCGTGACATCGTCGAGCGCGTGCGCACGGAGGGCGACGTGGCGGTGCGGGAGTTCGCCGAGGAGTTCGACGGGGTGTCGGTCGGGAATATAGAGGTGACCGACGAGGCCGAACGCGCGTACGACCGCCTCGACGACGACCTGCGCGACGCCATCGAGGCCGCGGCCGACAACATCGAGGCGTTCCACGCCCGCTCGGCGCCCGAGGACTGGCGCGCGGACTTCGACGGCCGGGAACTCGGCCGGCGCTACCGGCCCCTCGAACGCGTCGGCGTCTACGCCCCCGGTGGCACCGCCGCCTACCCCTCCAGCGTCCTGATGGGCGTCGTCCCCGCCAAGGTCGCGGGCGTCGAACACATCGCCGTCTGTACCCCACCCGCCGACGACCTCCCCGACGCGACATTGGCGGCCGCCCACGTCGCGGGTGCGGACGCCGTCTACCAGATCGGCGGCGCGCAGGCCGTCGCCGCGCTCGCGTACGGCACCGAGACGGTCAACGCCGTCGACAAGGTGGTCGGCCCGGGCAACGCCTTCGTGACCGCGGCGAAGGCGGCGGTCCGGGGCGACGTCGAGATCGACTTCCTCGCGGGCCCCTCGGAGGTCTGCGTGCTGGCCGACGGGACCGCCGATCCCGAACTCGTGGCCGCCGAACTCGTCACGCAGGCCGAACACGACCCGAACGCGAGCTGCGTGGCCGTGACCGACGACGCGGACCTGGCCGAGGCCGTCGTCGACGCCGTCGCGGCGCAGGTGCCCCAGCGCGAGCGCGAGGACACCATCCGCGAGGCCCTCGACAACGACGCCAGCGGCGTCCTCCTCGCGCGCTCGATGCCCGAGGCCGTGCTGTTCACCGAGGAGTACGGCGCCGAGCACCTGGCCATCATGGCCGACGACGACGAGGCGCTGCTGGACCGCATCGACTCGGCCGGGAGCGTCTTCCTCGGCGAGTTCTCGCCGGTCGCCGCGGGCGACTACGCCAGCGGCCCGAACCACGTCCTGCCGACGGGCGGGGCCGCGCGACGCGTCGGCGGCCTCTCGGTCGATCACTTCCTCCGCTCGACGACCGTCCAGCGCCTCGACGAGGACGCGCTGGGCGACCTGCGCGACACCATCACGACGCTCGCCGAGGCCGAGGGGCTGGAGGCCCACGCCGCGAGCGTCGAGCGGCGGTTCGACGGGGAGTGA
- a CDS encoding metal ABC transporter permease yields MSASAGLLATVLTGLLAAVDPSLLLPLQGGLGAVGDLVFGVLLWFLEQWYWLMDWVYYFTGLEMLNPDYRYMHRAVLVGLCVGVMAPLIGTFLVHRQLALIGDALAHTAFAGVAVGLFLNAVIDLGVSPYLTAVVVAMIAALFIELISETTDAYNDVSMAIVLSTGFALGTTLISLNAGGLAVGVNQFLFGNLATVSPQSAAILLVLFAVIVGTIAVTRNQLLYVTFDETAAEVSGIPVNWYNRVMVMLTAMVVVGAMQIMGVILVAAMLVVPVAGATQVSRSFSESLIVSVVLAELAVLLGIGVSYYGGVTAGGVIVLVAVGIYVCAVALGKLQSARGERTTPDMGSIEAEGAESGAGTGGD; encoded by the coding sequence ATGAGCGCGAGCGCCGGCCTGCTGGCCACCGTCCTGACGGGTCTCCTCGCGGCCGTCGACCCGTCGCTGCTGCTCCCCCTGCAGGGCGGCCTGGGTGCCGTCGGTGATCTCGTCTTCGGCGTCCTGCTGTGGTTCCTGGAGCAGTGGTACTGGCTCATGGACTGGGTGTACTACTTCACCGGGCTGGAGATGCTGAACCCGGACTACCGGTACATGCACCGTGCCGTCCTGGTCGGGCTCTGCGTCGGCGTGATGGCGCCGCTCATCGGGACCTTCCTCGTCCACAGACAGCTCGCGCTCATCGGAGACGCGCTGGCCCACACGGCCTTCGCCGGAGTCGCCGTCGGCCTGTTCCTGAACGCCGTCATCGACCTCGGGGTGTCGCCGTACCTGACCGCGGTCGTGGTGGCGATGATCGCGGCGCTGTTCATCGAGCTCATCTCCGAGACGACCGACGCGTACAACGACGTCTCGATGGCCATCGTCCTCTCGACGGGGTTCGCACTCGGGACCACGCTCATCAGCCTCAATGCCGGCGGGCTGGCCGTCGGGGTCAACCAGTTCCTCTTCGGCAACCTCGCGACGGTCTCCCCGCAGAGCGCGGCCATCCTGCTCGTGCTGTTCGCCGTCATCGTCGGCACCATCGCGGTGACGCGCAACCAGCTGCTGTACGTCACCTTCGACGAGACCGCCGCCGAGGTCTCGGGCATCCCCGTCAACTGGTACAACCGCGTGATGGTGATGCTGACGGCGATGGTCGTCGTCGGCGCGATGCAGATCATGGGCGTCATCCTCGTCGCCGCGATGCTCGTGGTCCCGGTGGCGGGCGCGACGCAGGTGTCGCGCTCGTTCTCGGAGTCGCTGATCGTCTCGGTCGTCCTCGCGGAGCTGGCGGTGCTACTCGGCATCGGCGTCTCCTACTACGGCGGCGTCACCGCGGGCGGCGTCATCGTCCTCGTCGCGGTGGGCATCTACGTCTGTGCGGTCGCGCTGGGCAAGCTCCAGTCCGCCCGTGGCGAGCGGACCACGCCCGACATGGGGAGCATCGAGGCCGAGGGTGCCGAGTCCGGCGCCGGGACCGGGGGTGACTGA
- a CDS encoding metal ABC transporter substrate-binding protein has protein sequence MTRRDALRAGGAAAALAGLAGCTALPSAPGQAGSDGDGDGESDGPVAVASFFSFFDFGREIAEGTPLTVENLVPTGLHGHGWEPNASITQRIIEADAFVHVGKDFQPWADRAIETIEGDDVDTALINVRAGIELVDLAETLDREEEGVGAQRGKDPHFWLDPRRAKQSVDNIAEGFADLLPDHAEAFRENAETYKSDVLDRIDADYEAIFDAAERDIVQLAAHNAFQYIGVRYGVRMRPLVTNLAASGDVKPADIREAAEVIRENDIRYIANGVFESQRPAQQLVRETGVEAYFPVTPYAGVRKEWVAENWGYEEIADNINMPTFEIVLGNKTPEEAAPSPEWLEQWRNFEPV, from the coding sequence GTGACGCGACGAGACGCCCTACGCGCCGGCGGTGCGGCGGCGGCACTGGCGGGGCTGGCAGGTTGTACGGCGCTCCCGAGTGCCCCCGGACAGGCCGGAAGCGACGGTGACGGTGACGGCGAGAGCGACGGCCCGGTCGCCGTGGCCTCCTTCTTCAGCTTCTTCGACTTCGGGCGGGAGATCGCCGAGGGGACGCCCCTGACGGTGGAGAACCTCGTGCCGACGGGGCTGCACGGGCACGGCTGGGAGCCCAACGCCAGTATCACCCAGCGCATCATCGAGGCGGACGCCTTCGTCCACGTCGGGAAGGACTTCCAGCCGTGGGCCGACCGCGCCATCGAGACCATCGAGGGCGACGACGTCGACACGGCGCTCATCAACGTCCGGGCGGGTATCGAGCTCGTGGACCTCGCCGAGACCCTCGACCGCGAGGAGGAGGGCGTCGGCGCCCAGCGCGGCAAGGACCCGCACTTCTGGCTGGACCCCCGGCGCGCGAAGCAGTCGGTCGACAACATCGCCGAGGGGTTCGCCGACCTGCTGCCCGACCACGCCGAGGCCTTCCGGGAGAACGCCGAGACCTACAAATCGGACGTGCTCGACCGCATCGACGCCGACTACGAGGCCATCTTCGACGCCGCCGAGCGCGACATCGTCCAGTTGGCCGCGCACAACGCCTTCCAGTACATCGGGGTGCGCTACGGCGTGCGGATGCGGCCGCTGGTGACGAACCTCGCCGCCAGCGGCGACGTCAAGCCCGCGGACATCCGCGAGGCCGCGGAGGTCATCCGCGAGAACGACATCCGGTACATCGCCAACGGCGTGTTCGAGTCCCAGCGCCCGGCCCAACAGCTCGTCCGGGAGACGGGCGTCGAGGCGTACTTCCCCGTGACGCCGTACGCCGGCGTCCGGAAGGAGTGGGTCGCGGAGAACTGGGGGTACGAGGAGATCGCCGACAACATCAACATGCCCACGTTCGAGATCGTCCTCGGCAACAAGACGCCGGAGGAGGCCGCGCCGTCGCCCGAGTGGCTCGAACAGTGGCGGAACTTCGAGCCGGTATGA
- a CDS encoding MTH865 family protein — MVDKEDLRQQFTEAFEGADYPVNSPMDLVPALPNGPGTTFESGDFSMTAMELNTKGGGNQEFPYENVDDLVDDIMEGLEDQGYL; from the coding sequence ATGGTCGACAAGGAAGACCTGCGACAGCAGTTCACCGAGGCGTTCGAAGGCGCCGACTACCCGGTCAACTCCCCGATGGACCTCGTCCCCGCGCTCCCGAACGGGCCGGGCACGACGTTCGAGTCGGGCGACTTCTCCATGACCGCCATGGAACTCAACACCAAGGGCGGCGGGAACCAGGAGTTCCCCTACGAGAACGTCGACGACCTCGTCGACGACATCATGGAGGGGCTCGAGGACCAGGGCTACCTCTGA
- a CDS encoding multicopper oxidase domain-containing protein, which translates to MSPSLDYERAREYTDALEGRLVDALDGDQGVSRRAVLGSLGLAGGAALMGTGGADDGHAGAGGGESHGNFGARGEFDEGFDPHEFLRTFNTGFDGQDNLTQEVFEEDGERVRYFELTAVDTTIEVAPGVEFSAWAYQGQVPGPTLRVTEGDRIRVQFTNGSRHAHTIHPHLKNLDPRMDGIPQNGPGVLEQGESFTYEWKAQPAGVHFYHCHSLPLKAHIHRGLYGSIIVDPDPERVRERPEEYCDFHESQITPELTEELVARAKSRNHEYDENDEVQELVVVMNSFDTNFDGGNEVYAANTRAFAYGVGETDGKGNWAPGETKRPIQVDGQRPVRVYLVNATEFDLINSFHTHSQFFDYYDHGTTLLPTNQTVDTVMQCQAQRGIIELDYSDHEPGLYMFHAHQSEFAELGWMSFFEVV; encoded by the coding sequence GTGAGTCCCTCGCTCGACTACGAACGGGCGCGTGAGTACACCGACGCCCTCGAGGGGCGGCTCGTCGACGCGCTCGACGGCGACCAGGGCGTCAGCCGCCGGGCCGTCCTCGGGAGCCTCGGCCTGGCCGGTGGCGCCGCGCTGATGGGCACCGGTGGGGCCGACGACGGCCACGCCGGCGCCGGCGGCGGCGAGAGCCACGGGAACTTCGGGGCTCGCGGCGAGTTCGACGAGGGGTTCGACCCCCACGAGTTCCTCCGGACGTTCAACACCGGCTTCGATGGCCAGGACAACCTGACCCAGGAGGTGTTCGAGGAGGACGGCGAGCGGGTCCGCTACTTCGAGCTGACCGCCGTCGACACCACCATCGAAGTGGCGCCGGGCGTCGAGTTCTCGGCGTGGGCCTACCAGGGACAGGTCCCCGGGCCGACGCTGCGGGTGACCGAGGGCGACCGCATCCGGGTGCAGTTCACCAACGGGAGCCGACACGCACACACCATCCACCCGCACCTGAAGAACCTCGACCCGCGGATGGACGGCATTCCGCAGAACGGCCCCGGCGTCCTCGAACAGGGGGAGTCGTTCACCTACGAGTGGAAGGCCCAGCCCGCGGGCGTCCACTTCTACCACTGCCACTCGCTCCCGCTGAAGGCCCACATCCACCGGGGGCTCTACGGGAGCATCATCGTCGACCCGGACCCAGAGCGGGTCCGCGAGCGGCCCGAGGAGTACTGTGACTTCCACGAGTCACAGATCACGCCCGAACTGACCGAGGAACTCGTCGCCCGCGCGAAGTCGCGCAACCACGAGTACGACGAGAACGACGAGGTGCAGGAGCTGGTCGTCGTCATGAACAGCTTCGACACCAACTTCGACGGCGGCAACGAGGTGTACGCCGCGAACACGCGGGCCTTCGCCTACGGTGTCGGCGAGACCGACGGCAAGGGCAACTGGGCCCCGGGCGAGACCAAGCGGCCCATCCAGGTCGACGGCCAGCGACCGGTCCGGGTGTACCTGGTCAACGCGACGGAGTTCGACCTCATCAACTCGTTCCACACCCACTCGCAGTTCTTCGACTACTACGACCACGGGACGACGCTGCTCCCGACCAACCAGACGGTGGACACGGTCATGCAGTGTCAGGCACAGCGCGGCATCATCGAACTGGACTACTCCGACCACGAGCCGGGACTGTACATGTTCCACGCGCACCAGTCGGAGTTCGCGGAACTGGGCTGGATGAGCTTCTTCGAGGTGGTCTGA
- a CDS encoding two-component system sensor histidine kinase NtrB, with the protein MGTESGGADEGGQDGRGGRFEDAIEQTAHAVYITDTEGVIEYVNPAFEELTGYSESEALGRRTSLLQSGEHDQTFYEELWDTILDGEQWEAEIVDETRDGDQVILDQTISPLTTEDGEVERFVAVAQDVTDRKSRQRRLEEQRDDLELLNQVLRHDMRNDLQLVMAYADLLADHVDEEGREYLAAIDESVENAVELTTTARNLSEVILQSNVENTSVPLGMVVEQQIEEIRGTHQDASVRVDGSLPSVRVVANSMLGSVFRNVLKNAIQHNDEAVAEVVVSATADADRVTVRVADNGPGVPDEHKEVVFGKGEKGLESAGTGIGLYLVQSLVDSYGGDVWIEDNDPDGAVFVIELQRA; encoded by the coding sequence ATGGGTACCGAGAGCGGGGGGGCCGACGAGGGGGGACAGGACGGCCGCGGCGGGCGCTTCGAGGACGCCATCGAGCAGACCGCTCACGCCGTCTACATCACGGACACGGAGGGCGTCATCGAGTACGTCAACCCGGCGTTCGAGGAGCTGACGGGCTACAGCGAGTCGGAGGCGCTGGGTCGGCGGACGAGCCTGCTCCAGTCGGGCGAGCACGATCAGACGTTCTACGAGGAGCTGTGGGACACCATCCTCGACGGCGAGCAGTGGGAGGCCGAGATCGTCGACGAGACGCGCGACGGCGACCAAGTCATCCTCGACCAGACGATCTCCCCCCTGACGACCGAGGACGGCGAGGTCGAGCGGTTCGTCGCGGTGGCCCAGGACGTCACCGACCGCAAGAGCCGGCAGCGCCGGCTCGAGGAACAGCGCGACGACCTCGAACTGCTGAACCAGGTGCTGCGCCACGACATGCGCAACGACCTCCAGCTGGTGATGGCGTACGCCGACCTGCTCGCGGACCACGTCGACGAGGAGGGGCGAGAGTACCTGGCGGCCATCGACGAGAGCGTCGAGAACGCGGTCGAACTCACCACCACGGCCCGGAACCTCTCGGAGGTGATCCTCCAGTCGAACGTCGAGAACACGTCCGTCCCGCTCGGGATGGTGGTCGAACAGCAGATCGAGGAGATCCGGGGCACCCACCAGGACGCCAGCGTGCGCGTGGACGGCTCGCTCCCGTCGGTGAGGGTCGTCGCCAACTCGATGCTCGGCTCGGTGTTCCGGAACGTGCTGAAGAACGCCATCCAGCACAACGACGAGGCTGTCGCCGAGGTGGTCGTCTCTGCGACAGCGGACGCAGACCGCGTCACGGTCCGCGTCGCCGACAACGGCCCCGGCGTCCCGGACGAGCACAAGGAGGTCGTGTTCGGCAAGGGCGAGAAGGGGCTCGAAAGCGCCGGGACCGGCATCGGCCTGTACCTCGTCCAGTCGCTCGTCGACAGCTACGGCGGCGACGTCTGGATCGAGGACAACGACCCCGATGGCGCCGTCTTCGTCATCGAGCTGCAGCGGGCCTGA
- a CDS encoding ArsR/SmtB family transcription factor, with protein sequence MGLLPRRAEPEERPDAAKVLDVSGEEASATFDALGSETARRIMAAVYEQPRTPVEIREEVGTSLQNVHYHLDKLEDADLVKEAGVGYSEKGNEMTVYAPASEAVVLFAGQDHERSRLERLVGRVLGLYFVLALATIAFYYLRQWLASDPAQQSGGFTADQAQPAVERVGDAAASGGGLALDPTVVFFLGGLVALCGVTAYWYLAER encoded by the coding sequence ATGGGACTGTTACCGCGTCGCGCGGAACCCGAGGAACGACCGGACGCCGCGAAGGTGCTGGACGTGAGCGGCGAGGAGGCCTCGGCGACCTTCGACGCGCTCGGCTCCGAGACGGCCCGGCGCATCATGGCGGCCGTCTACGAGCAACCGCGCACGCCCGTCGAGATCCGCGAGGAGGTCGGGACCTCCCTCCAGAACGTCCACTATCACCTCGACAAGCTGGAGGACGCCGACCTGGTGAAGGAGGCCGGGGTGGGCTACTCGGAGAAGGGCAACGAGATGACCGTCTACGCACCCGCGAGCGAGGCCGTCGTCCTGTTCGCCGGACAGGACCACGAGCGCTCGCGCCTCGAACGACTGGTCGGGCGCGTGCTGGGACTGTACTTCGTGCTCGCGCTCGCGACCATCGCGTTCTACTACCTCCGCCAGTGGCTCGCCAGCGACCCAGCGCAGCAGAGTGGAGGATTCACCGCGGACCAGGCCCAGCCGGCCGTCGAACGCGTCGGCGACGCGGCCGCGAGCGGCGGCGGTCTGGCCCTCGACCCGACGGTCGTGTTCTTCCTCGGCGGCCTGGTCGCCCTCTGTGGGGTGACCGCCTACTGGTACCTCGCCGAACGGTGA
- a CDS encoding 3-hydroxyacyl-CoA dehydrogenase family protein has protein sequence MTGRTTGVVGAGLMGADIAAMLANGGYEVVLVDVDPDALAAARERHAGGAPEALVEAGLREAGAPPLAERITYTDDLAALADCEFVVEAVSEDLDLKRTLLADIEAVVAEDAVLATNTSSLTPTDVAADLQHPGRVTFFHFANPPIKRDVVEVGGVNATEEAYRTTVEVGEGMGKWVAELAGEGRAHCLSRISAAIKCAGTWELLEAEPAAINVAASNLGFPRGPLELIDLIGIDVHLATVDNLHDSYDGRFDPPADLRERMERMVDEDRMGKKSGTGFYEWDGDDPVVPEVESGHDIAPIVGAMVSEAHRIVADGITDADTLDEILQRGGGGDLGPFGAQELLGAGYLVDVLEARYEATGAAIYEPAAGLRGAAGE, from the coding sequence ATGACCGGACGGACGACGGGCGTCGTGGGTGCCGGCCTGATGGGCGCCGACATCGCCGCGATGCTCGCCAACGGCGGATACGAGGTCGTGCTGGTGGACGTGGACCCGGACGCGCTGGCCGCGGCGCGCGAACGACACGCCGGGGGTGCGCCCGAGGCCCTGGTCGAGGCCGGCCTCCGGGAGGCGGGCGCCCCGCCACTCGCCGAGCGCATCACCTACACCGACGACCTCGCGGCACTGGCCGACTGCGAGTTCGTCGTCGAGGCCGTCAGCGAGGATCTGGACCTGAAGCGTACCCTCCTGGCGGACATCGAGGCCGTGGTCGCCGAGGACGCCGTCCTCGCCACGAACACCTCCTCGCTCACGCCGACGGACGTGGCCGCCGACCTCCAGCATCCCGGGCGCGTGACGTTCTTCCACTTCGCCAACCCGCCCATCAAGCGCGACGTGGTCGAGGTCGGCGGCGTGAACGCCACCGAGGAGGCCTACCGGACCACCGTCGAGGTGGGCGAGGGGATGGGCAAGTGGGTGGCCGAACTTGCCGGCGAGGGCCGGGCACACTGCCTCTCGCGCATCTCGGCGGCCATCAAGTGCGCCGGGACGTGGGAGCTGCTCGAGGCGGAGCCGGCGGCCATCAACGTCGCCGCCAGCAACCTCGGGTTCCCCCGCGGCCCGCTGGAACTCATCGACCTCATCGGCATCGACGTCCACCTCGCGACCGTCGACAACCTCCACGACTCATACGACGGGCGGTTCGACCCGCCCGCCGACCTCCGGGAGCGGATGGAGCGGATGGTCGACGAGGACCGCATGGGCAAGAAGAGCGGCACGGGATTCTACGAGTGGGACGGCGACGACCCCGTCGTCCCCGAGGTCGAGAGCGGCCACGACATCGCGCCCATCGTCGGCGCGATGGTCAGCGAGGCCCACCGCATCGTCGCGGACGGCATCACGGACGCCGACACGCTGGACGAGATCCTCCAGCGCGGGGGCGGGGGCGACCTCGGCCCGTTCGGAGCGCAGGAACTGCTGGGTGCAGGGTACCTGGTCGACGTGCTCGAAGCGCGGTACGAGGCGACGGGGGCGGCCATCTACGAGCCGGCGGCCGGACTGCGCGGGGCGGCCGGGGAGTGA